In Saccharicrinis fermentans DSM 9555 = JCM 21142, a genomic segment contains:
- a CDS encoding DUF5606 family protein, translating into MSEMLKGILAVSGQSGLFKMISQAKNSIIVESLVDGKRMPAYATSRISALEDISIFTEEADVKLVDVFKSIFEKENGGPSISHKVSANELKSYFAEVLPDYDRDRVYVSDIKKVIMWYNLLVDKNIFKFGEEEEANTEQSVEAASKEAKA; encoded by the coding sequence ATGAGTGAAATGTTAAAGGGAATATTGGCTGTTTCAGGACAAAGTGGATTGTTTAAAATGATTTCACAAGCAAAAAACAGCATTATAGTTGAGTCATTGGTTGATGGGAAAAGAATGCCGGCTTATGCAACATCCAGAATTAGTGCGTTGGAGGATATTTCGATTTTTACCGAAGAAGCGGATGTGAAATTGGTCGATGTTTTTAAAAGTATTTTCGAGAAAGAGAATGGAGGACCATCTATCAGTCATAAGGTATCTGCGAATGAGTTAAAAAGTTACTTTGCTGAAGTATTGCCCGATTATGATAGAGATAGGGTATATGTTTCTGATATCAAGAAGGTAATTATGTGGTACAATTTATTGGTAGATAAGAATATCTTTAAATTTGGTGAGGAAGAGGAAGCTAATACCGAACAGTCTGTGGAAGCAGCATCGAAGGAAGCTAAAGCATAG
- a CDS encoding DUF6515 family protein → MKILLKTYVISSLLLVALTSQVSAQSRRYTKNKKESKVIISKRIPSTKVKYKKPSRKVVTVRSLPAKTVIKHKGRMYYYANNKYYTRSSDRYIVIAPQVGFRIKVLPSNFKRVHFNSYDYFYANGIFYTQIEAGYEVVEPKVGTIVYELPNDFEKVVINDEIYYEYANILYEKVQVDGTRAYEIVGIIDME, encoded by the coding sequence ATGAAAATATTATTAAAGACATATGTAATATCATCATTACTTTTGGTAGCACTTACATCTCAAGTATCAGCTCAATCCAGACGTTATACGAAAAATAAGAAAGAATCAAAAGTTATAATTAGTAAGAGAATTCCGAGCACAAAAGTCAAGTACAAAAAACCAAGTAGAAAGGTTGTTACAGTTCGGTCGCTTCCTGCAAAAACAGTTATTAAGCACAAAGGACGCATGTATTACTATGCTAATAATAAGTATTATACCCGATCTAGTGATCGTTATATTGTTATTGCCCCACAAGTTGGGTTTAGAATTAAGGTCTTGCCCTCAAATTTTAAAAGGGTGCATTTTAATAGCTATGATTATTTTTATGCAAATGGGATTTTTTATACACAAATTGAGGCAGGATACGAAGTTGTTGAACCAAAAGTTGGTACCATTGTTTATGAGTTGCCGAACGATTTTGAGAAGGTAGTAATTAATGATGAAATCTATTATGAATATGCTAATATCTTATATGAAAAAGTACAAGTCGATGGTACAAGAGCCTATGAGATTGTTGGTATTATTGATATGGAATAG